In one Gammaproteobacteria bacterium genomic region, the following are encoded:
- a CDS encoding serine hydrolase — protein sequence MKKIFVFLLVFSISQTVFGKNTSHEFDSLMSEVFKQDGPGAVALVMKDDKVLYRKAFGMANLELEVKMKPDHIFRIGSITKQFTASAILKLRDEGKLSLDDEITEYIEDYPTDGNKITIKHLLTHTSGIKSYTDMEEWDGEVRKRDFTPLELIDYFKNQPMNFNPGEQWKYNNSGYVLLGYIIEVVSGMSYSEYIENNIFKPLGMSHSLYGSTSKIIKNRASGYDKREDNYINADFLSMTQPYAAGSLLSTVDDLYIWYKAVMEDKVISESSRKEAHTPFKLNDGSETSYGYGWSIGNIQGSPMITHGGGINGFLTDSIYLPNEKVFVAVFSNCICNSPNQISMKMAAHSIGKPFNWTPIDISSEEKQEYVAVYESKNGQQRVISLKDGQLYSLRSGGSKFEIYPYDKDKFFFKDGMSTLHFIRDEEKQISSVLLSNPMETSEWRRTDKAIPTIERIDLDSAVSDKYLGQYELVPGFILTISKEDDKIFAQATGQSKIEIIPTEINKFSLVDVDAQLTFNSDENGEVVSLTLHQGGDHEAKKIE from the coding sequence ATGAAAAAAATATTTGTATTTTTATTGGTATTTAGTATCTCTCAAACCGTTTTCGGCAAGAACACCAGCCATGAATTTGATAGTTTGATGAGTGAAGTTTTTAAACAAGATGGACCGGGAGCTGTGGCTTTGGTAATGAAAGATGACAAAGTACTTTACCGCAAAGCATTCGGCATGGCGAATCTTGAGTTAGAAGTAAAGATGAAACCGGATCATATTTTCCGTATTGGTTCAATCACCAAACAATTCACGGCATCGGCAATTTTGAAACTTCGAGATGAGGGTAAACTCAGTCTGGATGATGAAATTACGGAATATATTGAGGATTATCCCACGGATGGAAACAAAATCACCATCAAACATTTACTGACCCACACCTCAGGTATCAAAAGTTATACTGATATGGAGGAGTGGGACGGAGAAGTGAGAAAGAGAGATTTTACGCCTCTGGAGCTCATTGACTATTTCAAAAACCAACCGATGAATTTTAACCCCGGAGAACAATGGAAGTATAACAATTCCGGTTACGTTCTTCTTGGCTATATTATAGAAGTAGTATCGGGAATGTCATATTCAGAATATATCGAAAATAATATTTTTAAACCTTTGGGCATGAGCCACTCTCTCTATGGCTCAACATCAAAAATTATAAAAAACAGAGCCTCCGGTTATGACAAAAGAGAAGATAACTATATCAATGCTGATTTCTTGAGTATGACACAACCTTATGCTGCCGGTTCGCTACTGTCAACTGTTGATGATTTATACATTTGGTATAAAGCGGTGATGGAGGATAAAGTCATATCAGAATCCTCCAGAAAAGAAGCGCACACTCCATTCAAACTTAATGATGGCTCAGAAACCAGTTATGGATATGGCTGGTCGATAGGAAATATTCAAGGCAGTCCGATGATTACTCACGGTGGTGGAATCAATGGATTTCTGACTGATTCCATTTACTTGCCGAATGAAAAAGTATTTGTTGCCGTGTTTTCTAATTGTATCTGTAACTCACCCAATCAAATCTCAATGAAAATGGCGGCGCATAGTATTGGGAAACCTTTCAATTGGACCCCAATAGATATTTCCTCAGAAGAAAAGCAGGAATATGTTGCAGTCTATGAATCCAAAAACGGTCAGCAAAGAGTCATTAGCTTAAAGGATGGACAACTTTATTCATTAAGATCTGGAGGTTCTAAATTTGAGATTTATCCATACGATAAAGATAAATTCTTTTTCAAGGACGGGATGAGCACTTTGCACTTTATTCGTGATGAAGAAAAACAAATCTCATCTGTTCTATTATCCAACCCGATGGAGACATCTGAATGGAGACGAACCGATAAAGCCATACCAACAATTGAAAGAATCGATTTGGATTCAGCTGTTTCAGACAAATATCTGGGTCAATATGAGTTAGTACCGGGATTTATTCTGACAATCAGTAAAGAAGATGACAAAATTTTTGCTCAGGCAACCGGACAATCAAAAATTGAAATCATTCCGACTGAGATCAATAAATTCAGCTTAGTTGATGTCGATGCACAACTTACATTTAATTCCGACGAAAACGGCGAGGTTGTCAGTTTAACCCTTCACCAGGGTGGTGATCATGAGGCGAAAAAGATTGAGTAA